The following proteins are co-located in the Candidatus Methanogranum gryphiswaldense genome:
- a CDS encoding MBL fold metallo-hydrolase yields MAKETFILAAPDRPGTLRRAAKVIASHRGNITRLSYNKAVDMRTVFLDVEASETDLVKMSEDLQTMGYMAGEIPESSVVTVSLYMEDRPGELVNLLDILERFDLSISYINSVRSDGKKQEFSMGVLFDDRNDIDNAVRAMGERYGAVITGRNSSENSFDNSIFYTQFSEEIREYLGLTKEESMEFLSEANRVLQYLQKHGENPYKVFSSIREFSKFIKEHHGNEFGCKMTDIDVAADLGMIVLEPVCGSNICIMRSGDSVTVVDSGYAVYHEEIMSKIRQAVPDWDSLSKRIYITHADIDHCGLLHYLEDEAEIWMNQKSADSLARQISGEDDYREEKEFCRGYSRLSRIITSYRPPNMSQVRIIDTGTPKEHIGFLNIGSFSVGPYDFDVLEGEGGHMYGECIFICKKLNLIFTGDLLLDIKHFSEDLRRFNSIAPYLMTTVDIDPPKAKRMRGLVMDIMHEMSRDSGRPCMAIGGHGPVFVVREQLEPVSQGSGTAIKRNL; encoded by the coding sequence ATGGCAAAAGAGACCTTCATACTCGCAGCTCCTGATAGGCCAGGAACTCTCAGGAGGGCAGCCAAGGTGATAGCATCTCACAGAGGCAACATAACCAGGCTGAGTTACAACAAGGCAGTGGACATGCGGACGGTCTTTTTGGATGTGGAGGCCTCGGAAACAGACCTTGTGAAGATGTCAGAGGACCTTCAGACAATGGGTTACATGGCGGGCGAGATACCCGAAAGCTCCGTGGTGACAGTCAGTCTATATATGGAGGACCGTCCCGGGGAGTTGGTCAATCTGCTCGATATATTGGAAAGGTTCGATCTAAGCATATCGTACATCAACTCGGTGAGGTCCGATGGTAAGAAACAAGAGTTTTCTATGGGGGTCCTCTTCGATGACAGGAACGACATAGACAATGCGGTCAGAGCAATGGGCGAGCGTTACGGTGCCGTGATAACCGGGCGCAACAGCTCGGAGAACAGCTTTGACAATTCGATCTTCTATACGCAGTTCTCAGAAGAGATAAGGGAATATCTGGGTCTTACAAAGGAAGAATCCATGGAGTTCCTTTCGGAGGCCAATAGGGTCCTTCAATATCTTCAGAAGCATGGAGAGAATCCGTACAAGGTCTTCAGTTCCATACGGGAATTCAGTAAATTCATAAAAGAGCATCATGGGAATGAATTCGGTTGTAAAATGACCGATATAGATGTCGCTGCAGATCTCGGCATGATAGTTTTGGAGCCGGTTTGCGGTAGCAATATCTGTATCATGAGATCTGGGGATTCGGTCACAGTTGTAGACTCTGGATATGCCGTCTATCATGAGGAGATAATGTCGAAGATCCGTCAGGCGGTACCTGATTGGGATTCGTTGTCAAAGAGAATATACATAACTCATGCTGACATAGATCATTGCGGGCTGTTGCATTATTTAGAAGATGAGGCAGAGATATGGATGAATCAGAAGAGTGCCGACAGTCTTGCTCGCCAGATATCTGGTGAGGACGATTATCGCGAGGAGAAGGAGTTCTGCCGTGGATACAGCAGGCTCAGTAGGATCATAACCAGTTATCGTCCTCCGAACATGTCCCAGGTGAGGATCATAGATACCGGTACGCCTAAAGAGCATATCGGGTTCTTGAACATCGGAAGTTTTTCAGTCGGCCCTTATGACTTCGATGTGTTGGAGGGAGAAGGTGGACACATGTACGGTGAATGCATATTTATTTGCAAGAAGTTGAATCTGATATTCACTGGTGATCTTTTACTGGACATAAAGCATTTTTCAGAGGATCTTAGAAGATTCAATTCAATAGCACCCTATCTGATGACAACGGTTGATATAGATCCGCCAAAGGCCAAGAGGATGAGGGGGCTTGTGATGGACATCATGCATGAGATGTCCAGGGATTCTGGGAGGCCGTGTATGGCGATAGGCGGACACGGACCGGTATTCGTGGTGCGTGAGCAACTTGAGCCAGTGTCTCAAGGGAGCGGGACGGCCATTAAAAGGAATCTTTGA